DNA sequence from the Candida dubliniensis CD36 chromosome 5, complete sequence genome:
TTCCCAGACTCATCCATATTCTTCCGCATTTTTTCGCCGAAAGTATCTAGGAATGTATTAATATTGTTCATAGATCCTAAAAATCTAACATTCACAAATAATCTTCTGGTATAATTACCATCGACTAACTGGATAAGGTAGACATTGGAGTCATTACCATAACCCAAGAAGATACCTGGTACACCTCTATGAAATCctttgataaattggacACCTAATGCATCTGCTTCCTGTTTATTCAGGAGTATGACAAACACATCTACCCCGAACTGGTGGTAGTTTGGTCTATATCTACGTCCGTAGAATAGTTCATGTGGCGTCCAACCCTTATGGGTTTCGACTCGCTCAGACGGCGTAtgatttttaataaatacgGCGTAAGCAACAATCTCACAAAAGAATATAAGTAATTCTTTGTACCGGTTAGGGAAGTTTAACACCACATATAacattcttcttttcaataCGTTATTATGCGATTCTGCCATCCCATTCATTTCAGGTGAATAAGGAGGTAAaacttctttctttatttttaaagtGCCTAACTCTGCCTCAGTTGGAAACTCTTTGGCATTATCTGACCTAAACCTTGCAATTTTCTTTGGGTAAAGGTCAGCATGTAGATGTTCAAAAAGAtctaaaatttcttttgtaaATCTCTTTTCTGTTTTCACTAttgtaaaagaaaatccACTATAGTGATCAGTTATTAATGTGATATAATACTTCACATGACCGACATGGTAAGGTCCCATGGTATCACAATGGAACCTGTATAAACTCCGCTCGGGTGGAGACTGAGTTGTTTTGTTATGCGAATGTTGTTTTGCATTAACAAGTATACATTGTTTGCAACCTTTGATCTGATCTTTCGCATCTTGATCGTCAATGGAACATTTGATTCTTCCTTGTTCATGCAATCTTATTAATGATCTAATTGACATGTGACCAGTGATCAAATGATAGTAGTATAAGTCTTTTCTACCATCGGGGTTTGCCACAACTTGATCAATTCTTGGATCAACTATTTTTGTCATGGCATTGATGCTGTTTAAATAACCTTTTCTTTCACCTTCATCTTCGatgaatgaattattatccaTAAACATCTTCCCATTCGAGTATACTTTTCCTCTCGATGGTCCAGTGAAAAGATTGGtatttaatgattgttTGGCAAAGATAACATGTTTTTCGTTAAAATTTACACACAATAACATTTTATGAGACAAGATAACATCATATCCTTGGGCAGTTATTTGGCCACAAGATACTAAGTTAATCTTAAATCCCGGAATATAATGAGCGTCTTTTAATACTAACTCATGATGATTAACGTTGATTACTAAATCTCCAGAGCCATGACTACGGATCTTCTGTCCGTTCGGAAGTTCAAATATTTGCTGTGCTTCCGAGTCATAATTGCTTAGCAATTTCTTGTTGCCAACAACTGTACGCAGTGCACCACTGTCATACTTAAGACTCATAGGATCATAATCTACAAAATCGCTTTTTAACGCTTGGGATTGTATATTTGAGATAAAGTACGATAACATTGATGTTGGCACGAAAGTACATAGTTattccttttctttccGCAAATCATCCATCATGCGTACTAAATCTCTTTTTAACTTTTCGTAGTCAGAAGTCTCGTTACTAACTTTAGATACTTTTCCCTTTTTATTGTAgttatttttgttatttttatttttgttatttttgtaatttttattatttttgttgtttttatcattattgttataaTAGTTTgagttattgttgttttgatgTGTATTATACATCGAATTGACCAGATTCTGAACTGAGTTGTTGCTTTTAATTCTtgcaatttcttctttatgTCTCTCAGTAACAGTTTGTTCAATAACAGGGTCTAAATCTATTTCATTTGTAAGACGATCATAATCGAAAGGCTTACCATTGCGGACGTCATTCATTTGACCAACAATGTACCCACAATATCTCATAGCTATTGCTTTGTATTTGTAAAACATTTGGAACTGTGTAACTATTCCAGAATTCAAATGACTGCAAAATCTTGCAATTGACTCATTGAGAATCAATTGGCCTGGACTCCTCAACCTATTCATTAAAGTTGTAGGAGCAGTTAACTTTGGCTCGTCTACACTTAAATAGTGTGACACCAAACGCTCAAAGTAACTGAACAATAGTTCAGGAGCGACCTTTTTGCACAATTTTTCGTAGTAGTCAATCATTTCTTCGAGGGTTTCAGGAGCTTTTGCCTTAAACAAAATACGACTAATAATTGCTTTAACAATAGAATTTTGGATGGACTTGATATGTTCAGCAATAAAATTCTTTTCAGCATCATTCGTGTAATTGACGTTCATATCACGCATAACCTGGAAACCACCACTTGGATTCTTAGTGTATTCATAAATTCCTGGAAATGCTTGGAAAGCAGCTTCAAAGATTTCGACTTTTTCTGTACCATCAAACTGTTTACCCTTTTTGTTATCCCAGGGTTCTAATGCTGcttttaaaattatattgGAGTGGTAGAAACCATATCCACGTCATTACTACTTGATTGATTATCATCAGGAATATTTGATCTTATTCTTGGGACCcataattttgaaattgattttaatacTGTTAACAACGCt
Encoded proteins:
- a CDS encoding hypothetical transposable element protein (transposable element), which encodes MRDMNVNYTNDAEKNFIAEHIKSIQNSIVKAIISRILFKAKAPETLEEMIDYYEKLCKKVAPELLFSYFERLVSHYLSVDEPKLTAPTTLMNRLRSPGQLILNESIARFCSHLNSGIVTQFQMFYKYKAIAMRYCGYIVGQMNDVRNGKPFDYDRLTNEIDLDPVIEQTVTERHKEEIARIKSNNSVQNSVNSMYNTHQNNNNSNYYNNNDKNNKNNKNYKNNKNKNNKNNYNKKGKVSKVSNETSDYEKLKRDLVRMMDDLRKEKE